The sequence NNNNNNNNNNNNNNNNNNNNNNNNNNNNNNNNNNNNNNNNNNNNNNNNNNNNNNNNNNNNNNNNNNNNNNNNNNNNNNNNNNNNNNNNNNNNNNNNNNNNNNNNNNNNNNNNNNNNNNNNNNNNNNNNNNNNNNNNNNNNNNNNNNNNNNNNNNNNNNNNNNNNNNNNNNNNNNNNNNNNNNNNNNNNNNNNNNNNNNNNNNNNNNNNNNNNNNNNNNNNNNNNNNNNNNNNNNNNNNNNNNNNNNNNNNNNNNNNNNNNNNNNNNNNNNNNNNNNNNNNNNNNNNNNNNNNNNNNNNNNNNNNNNNNNNNNNNNNNNNNNNNNNNNNNNNNNNNNNNNNNNNNNNNNNNNNNNNNNNNNNNNNNNNNNNNNNNNNNNNNNNNNNNNNNNNNNNNNNNNNNNNNNNNNNNNNNNNNNNNNNNNNNNNNNNNNNNNNNNNNNNNNNNNNNNNNNNNNNNNNNNNNNNNNNNNNNNNNNNNNNNNNNNNNNNNNNNNNNNNNNNNNNNNNNNNNNNNNNNNNNNNNNNNNNNNNNNNNNNNNNNNNNNNNNNNNNNNNNNNNNNNNNNNNNNNNNNNNNNNNNNNNNNNNNNNNNNNNNNNNNNNNNNNNNNNNNNNNNNNNNNNNNNNNNNNNNNNNNNNNNNNNNNNNNNNNNNNNNNNNNNNNNNNNNNNNNNNNNNNNNNNNNNNNNNNNNNNNNNNNNNNNNNNNNNNNNNNNNNNNNNNNNNNNNNNNNNNNNNNNNNNNNNNNNNNNNNNNNNNNNNNNNNNNNNNNNNNNNNNNNNNNNNNNNNNNNNNNNNNNNNNNNNNNNNNNNNNNNNNNNNNNNNNNNNNNNNNNNNNNNNNNNNNNNNNNNNNNNNNNNNNNNNNNNNNNNNNNNNNNNNNNNNNNNNNNNNNNNNNNNNNNNNNNNNNNNNNNNNNNNNNNNNNNNNNNNNNNNNNNNNNNNNNNNNNNNNNNNNNNNNNNNNNNNNNNNNNNNNNNNNNNNNNNNNNNNNNNNNNNNNNNNNNNNNNNNNNNNNNNNNNTGGGTAGAGAGGTAAGGAGGTATGAGAACTCTCTCctttctacttaatttttctgtaaaccagAAACTGCTCCAAAATagtctataaatttaaaaaacaaatctagacATGCACACAAAACTTGCACGTAAATCCaaccacagcagcattattcttaaGAGCCCCAAAGTGGAGCTAACCCAAATGGCCATTTactgtgaatggataaatgaaacacAGTAAtatccacaccatggaatattattcagccataaaaggaaatcaagtactgacacatgctacaacatggatgaaccttgaaaacatgctaagtaattgtatgattccatttgtatacaATGTCCAGactaggcaaatctgtagagacaaaGTATATTAGTGGCTGCCTAGGGTTTGGAGAAGTGGGGGAGTGAGTGACTTATAatagattctttttctttggggggggggtggatgAAAGTTTTACAATTGATTGTGGTGGTAGATGCAGAAcacattaaattgtacactttaaataatatggaaagtaaattatatctcaatatctcaaactattatttaaaattatgattaacATATTCAGAAAGGacaacatataaaatttaagcaaaaattaTCTGTGAAATGCAACCAAAGGaaaattctagaattaaaaaacCTGAAATTAAGCACTCAGAAGATTAGTTTAACAGTACCTTAGTCAAACAAATAAAGAATTACAAATGTTAAAGAATAACTACACTAAAATTTTGAGGGAAAAGcatggaaaacagagaaataagtaCATAAGACATATGGAGTATATGTAAAACACTGTGTCTAGCCaggcccaagtcacacagcctaGGGAAGAGACACACAGCCTACCTGAATCACAAGGACTTCTCCAAAGGAAAAATGAGGTTCTGATGCCAGAAGTGGAAAGAATGAAttgcaaagaaaatgaacaacggTACACTATAATCTAGATATACATCCGTAAATACATAGGTTCCCTGGGGTTGTGATCTggtacaaacaataaaaaaaagatgagactCATAGAAGAGGCTGCTAGCTTCTGCTGAGGAAAATGTCCAGGGAAGAAGACttgatttatttagttatttttttagagtccacatataagtgacatcatgcactatttgtctttgtcttatttcacttagcatagtgtcctccagttttatccatgttgtcttAAATgataggattttcttcttttttaaggttgaataatattccattgcatatatataccatatttccCTTATCCAATAATCGActatggacacttagattgtttccataccttggctcttgtgaataatgctacaatgaacatgggagtacagatatctcttcaaataatgatgatgtttcctttggatatctACTCAAGTGTGAGGAAGGAAGAGCTTATGACACAAATTGACCATGTGTAAAAGATGTTGTAGGAATGAAAAAGTCTGAACACCTAGGAAGAAAGGGGGAGCATGGAGTATTTGGAAAGGAcattgttcaaggtcatacatAGTTTAAAATTATGACATTTCCGTGGGCCCGTATGCATGAAGGCTTGCTTATATTTCGGGATTTGAATACAGTGCAAAGAAGCGTTGCTCAATTTTCgatcaacatcaaaaaaaaagggtggaaatgtttttcttttattatgaaacTGCAGGAAAGGCAAGCCTTATAAGCAGCATGAGGCCCAGTAGAATTTTCCCTGATGATAGTGGTAATTTAGGAGAAGAAGATGGATCCAAGGCCATAGAACAATTTTGAAAGCAAAGTAAGGCTGCTGAGTCTTCACCCAGTGTATGAGATTCAGTTTTAATGGCATATGATGAAGTGACCATGACACAGCCAGCAGAGCTCGTTGAGTTGTTGAAAATGGCTCTTGAAGCTACAGGAAATGGACAGTAGACATAGAAAAAGAATAAGGTAAATCCAAAAGAGTGGAAGGACAAAATTAATCAAGAGGAAAGTCAAAAATAGAGGAGAAAAGCAGTAAACTtgacaaataaaaccaaaatgttgTCCTTTAGAAAGACCAGTAAAATAAGCAATATTTGGCAAATATGATAGAGATGGGACTAGCTATAAAacagagaattatttttaattacaaaagaataCTATGCTAGCTTTGTACCGACACATTTGAAAATCTGGACAAAATGGCTAAGTTTTTCTTGTCTAAATAAGGACAGTATACTATAACAACAAAACATTTGCTGATAGTGATCCttcgtttttatttttacaaatatttgcaaTAAAACCTTTTGCTTGGATCCTTAGAtatctttataaaacataaaattttcagGAGCAataaatcagagaacaaaaattaatataaaacttaTCTTCTCATGTTCAGGCAAAATTAAGGgagaattaatattaattaattaacactAGAGAATGTAATTCCTGGTAAAATCTTTTCAATCAGATTATATATGCACAAAACATACATTTCAAACTGTCAAGAAAAATGAGTAATATTGACATATTTGGATATTATGGTCAGTTATATGCTAACAAAGTGAGAATGGAGGCAATTATGTAGATACTCCAGTTTCCAGAAAACGTCGTCTGCTTTGCTTGATAATTTAGCAAAATACCATTCTGGTAGTTTAACAAGTAAGCATATTGCTCTGAATCAAATACCTTACAAAATAGTGTTAGCAGGGGTTTATAACTTTTTTAAACGCTTTCATCACATCATTCTGTTGTTAATGTTGGTATTTATCCTGAAATGACACCCAATCTGTTCTTAGTTCTTTGGCATGTATGAAGTCAGCAGAAGCACTCTTTCCTGGGTTTTACTGCTTCCTCAGAAGAATGCACAGTATTTGGAACGAAACCACTTTTAACCCCTTCCCAGCCATCGTGAATACAAATTTCTCCCCTTTTAATAAGCTCATATATGTCTCTTGTCAAGATAGTGAAGGATTCCTCAACATTTGTAGCATCTTTTGCTGAGGTTTCTATATACTTCATACCATAGTCTGCTGACAGTCTTTCAGCTTCTTCCCTTGTAACTTGACGTTGTGAAGCTAAATCACATTTATGTCCCACTAGCAGAAATACAATCTGAAATGGCTGTACATACATTTTTGCTTCTTCAAGCCAATCTTTCACATGTTCAAAAGATCGTCGGTTAGTAATGTCAAATACTAAAAATCCACCAACCGAGTTGCGGTAATAAGATCGAGTTATTgatctgaaaaataaacagaaaaaaaggttgTAGTTAATGTGATTTAACTAGAGTTTATAAGTCAAATATGAAGTGTCAAAGTGAAcaaaaaaattctatgaaatatgCAAGCCAGTTTCATCTGCTGACATtaaagtagatattttaaaatagacaagCACTTACATGTCATCTCACACTCAGgattacttgtttttatttttaaatatctgatagAATAATTATCACATTACTGTGGTTAAAAGTAGGCACACAAAAAGATTTGGTGTGGGGCAGAGGTTGCACAGCAGACCAGATCTTAAGAATCTCTCCCT is a genomic window of Physeter macrocephalus isolate SW-GA chromosome 16, ASM283717v5, whole genome shotgun sequence containing:
- the RAB39A gene encoding ras-related protein Rab-39A translates to METIWIYQFRLIVIGDSTVGKSCLLHRFTQGRFPGLRSPACDPTVGVDFFSRLLEIEPGKRIKLQLWDTAGQERFRSITRSYYRNSVGGFLVFDITNRRSFEHVKDWLEEAKMYVQPFQIVFLLVGHKCDLASQRQVTREEAERLSADYGMKYIETSAKDATNVEESFTILTRDIYELIKRGEICIHDGWEGVKSGFVPNTVHSSEEAVKPRKECFC